A window of the Pleurocapsa minor HA4230-MV1 genome harbors these coding sequences:
- a CDS encoding universal stress protein produces MINKILYADSGAENAQDMLKILLELPATKNAQVSILKVISPKTTQEESAAQENAKTKIDELVAKLGINCDEASCKVEEGEPKTTVLKVAQEVDADLIIMGSRGLGKLQSILSNSVSQYVFQLTDRSMLLVKDDIYVKKLKRVMVALDKSPAANYALDLTLSLLQGYQDAEIFLTRVNPDLDPNLNLSQEDMESNPILAPAIAKVKRMGLQYRCLVTGGRPAQKICSLAEARNIDLLVLGSPERRPSVAKSLPDIERLLGSSLSDYIRIKAPCPVLLARQEYS; encoded by the coding sequence ATGATTAACAAAATTCTATATGCTGATTCTGGAGCGGAGAATGCTCAAGATATGCTCAAAATACTATTGGAGCTTCCCGCCACTAAGAATGCTCAGGTATCAATTTTAAAGGTGATTTCGCCCAAAACCACTCAAGAAGAGTCGGCAGCACAAGAAAATGCTAAAACAAAAATTGACGAATTGGTCGCCAAGCTAGGTATAAATTGCGATGAGGCTAGTTGCAAAGTTGAGGAAGGAGAACCCAAAACTACTGTGCTAAAAGTGGCGCAAGAAGTAGATGCCGATCTAATTATTATGGGTTCGCGGGGATTAGGTAAATTACAGTCGATTCTCAGTAACTCTGTGAGTCAATATGTATTTCAACTGACCGATCGCTCAATGTTGCTGGTAAAAGACGATATCTATGTCAAAAAACTCAAGCGGGTTATGGTGGCACTTGATAAATCTCCTGCTGCCAACTATGCTTTAGACCTTACCCTCTCTTTATTACAGGGGTATCAAGATGCAGAAATCTTTCTTACTAGGGTCAATCCAGATTTAGATCCTAATTTAAATCTATCTCAAGAGGACATGGAAAGTAATCCGATCTTAGCTCCAGCGATCGCCAAAGTTAAACGGATGGGTTTACAATATCGTTGCTTGGTAACAGGTGGTAGACCTGCACAGAAGATCTGTAGCCTAGCTGAAGCCAGAAATATCGACTTGTTAGTTTTGGGTTCACCCGAACGTCGCCCTTCGGTTGCCAAAAGTTTACCTGATATTGAACGTTTACTTGGTAGTTCTTTATCAGACTATATTCGGATTAAAGCGCCTTGTCCTGTACTTTTAGCCAGACAAGAATATTCATAA
- a CDS encoding urease accessory protein UreE has translation MIELAQTYLGNLTEDSSLAAKVTQARQQASCLDVFLSQSDRHKGRIQVRSTSGFTVGIIKSRDWSIRASDVFKTEAEQLVVIHLPEQKSLVLSFELPLTASATELVRLGHVLGNHHYPITIANQKIYLQPGADLPVDLAIVEQTIKQLQIPGLTINYEMRSPNSLDFAPQSHHH, from the coding sequence ATGATCGAACTCGCGCAAACCTATTTAGGTAATCTGACAGAAGATTCCAGTCTGGCAGCAAAAGTTACCCAGGCTCGTCAACAAGCATCTTGTCTGGATGTATTTCTCAGTCAGAGCGATCGCCACAAAGGAAGAATTCAGGTGCGATCGACTTCAGGATTCACCGTCGGCATTATTAAAAGTCGTGACTGGTCAATACGAGCATCAGATGTATTTAAGACTGAAGCCGAACAGTTAGTAGTGATTCATCTACCAGAACAAAAATCGCTGGTGCTAAGTTTTGAGCTACCTCTAACAGCCTCGGCAACAGAGCTAGTCCGCTTGGGTCATGTTTTGGGCAACCATCACTATCCCATCACCATTGCCAATCAAAAAATATATCTTCAGCCAGGAGCAGATTTACCCGTCGATTTAGCCATTGTGGAGCAAACCATTAAGCAACTGCAAATTCCTGGTTTAACCATTAATTATGAAATGCGATCGCCCAATTCCTTAGACTTTGCCCCTCAATCCCATCACCATTAA
- a CDS encoding urease accessory protein UreF — protein sequence MLLSPIAQQLALMQLADSFFPTGSFTLSHGLESLVQQGKVQSMVELQIFLQLLLLNKIGTTDVVALIHSHRNINQKEDIAALRQIEHQLFVQTAIAKYRETQRQSGRALLMVASVTWQDERLEMINQEVSQGKMHCLHPVIFGAVSAIAGLQAQNAVLAFLHGLVTSILSAAIRLSVLGHLQAQQVLLQLSPVMEQVWLTASGMDLSQMWSSTPSIDMAQMQHTDLEQRLFSN from the coding sequence ATGCTTCTCTCCCCCATTGCCCAGCAGCTTGCTCTAATGCAGCTAGCGGATTCTTTTTTTCCCACTGGTTCTTTTACTCTTTCCCATGGATTAGAAAGCCTAGTACAACAGGGAAAAGTTCAGTCCATGGTGGAATTACAGATTTTTTTACAGTTACTGTTGCTTAATAAAATTGGCACAACCGATGTCGTCGCTTTAATTCATAGTCATCGCAATATTAATCAGAAAGAAGATATAGCAGCTCTTAGACAGATCGAGCATCAACTATTCGTGCAAACTGCGATCGCCAAGTATCGAGAAACCCAACGACAGAGTGGCAGGGCTTTGTTGATGGTGGCTAGTGTTACCTGGCAAGACGAACGCTTAGAAATGATTAATCAAGAAGTGTCCCAAGGAAAAATGCACTGTCTACATCCTGTTATCTTTGGTGCTGTCTCGGCTATAGCTGGTTTACAAGCGCAAAATGCTGTCCTGGCTTTTTTGCACGGTTTGGTCACTAGTATTTTAAGTGCAGCGATTCGCTTGAGTGTTTTAGGACACTTGCAGGCACAACAGGTTTTACTCCAGCTATCACCAGTAATGGAGCAGGTATGGCTTACTGCATCAGGAATGGATTTGTCGCAGATGTGGTCGAGTACGCCATCGATTGACATGGCTCAAATGCAACATACAGACCTAGAACAACGATTATTTAGTAACTGA
- a CDS encoding PCP reductase family protein, producing the protein MRDLNLTDDLYWTPQAHAKLKMIPFFARPQARQKIEAITRAAGLEQVTAEIVEQTREKFGQ; encoded by the coding sequence ATGAGGGACTTAAATTTGACTGATGACCTGTATTGGACACCTCAAGCTCATGCTAAGTTAAAAATGATTCCTTTCTTTGCTCGCCCTCAAGCACGGCAAAAAATAGAAGCAATCACCCGTGCAGCAGGATTAGAACAAGTAACAGCCGAAATTGTCGAACAGACTAGAGAAAAGTTTGGACAGTAA
- the ureC gene encoding urease subunit alpha has product MSYFMDRRAYANTFGPTVGDRVRLADTELLIEVERDYTTYGDEVKFGGGKVIRDGMGQSPLSRQDGAVDLVITNALILDWWGVVKADIGIKDGRIQAIGKAGNPYIQDSVDIIIGAATEIVAGEGHIVTAGGIDSHIHFICPQQISTAIASGITTMIGGGTGPATGTNATTCTPGAWNLRIMLLAADAFPMNLGFLGKGNSSKPEGLVEQIKAGAMGLKLHEDWGTTPAAIDTCLSVADEYDVQVAIHTDTLNEAGFVENTIAAFKDRVIHTYHTEGAGGGHAPDIIKVCSLSNVLPSSTNPTRPFTVNTLEEHLDMLMVCHHLDQNIPEDVAFAESRIRQETIAAEDILHDLGAFSAISSDSQAMGRVGETIIRTWQTAHKMKIQRGVLSSPTPEVADNFRAKRYIAKYTINPAIMHGIAQQVGSLEVGKLADICLWKPAMFGVKPEIVIKGGAIAWAQMGDPNASIPTPQPVYMRPMFGSFGGATASTSLTFISQVALDLGIPEQFGLKTSAVAVSNTRQLSKADMKLNDATPEIEVNPETYEVRADGELLTCEPAKSLPMTQRYFLF; this is encoded by the coding sequence ATGAGTTATTTTATGGATCGGCGAGCATATGCCAATACCTTTGGCCCGACAGTAGGCGATCGCGTTCGTTTGGCAGATACGGAATTATTGATTGAAGTTGAACGAGACTACACGACTTATGGCGACGAAGTTAAGTTTGGTGGCGGGAAGGTGATTCGCGATGGCATGGGGCAATCTCCCTTATCTCGTCAAGATGGTGCTGTTGATTTGGTTATTACCAACGCCCTAATCTTGGATTGGTGGGGTGTAGTTAAGGCTGATATTGGCATCAAGGATGGTCGGATTCAGGCGATCGGTAAGGCAGGTAATCCTTATATTCAAGACAGTGTTGATATTATCATTGGTGCTGCTACTGAAATTGTGGCAGGAGAAGGACATATTGTGACGGCGGGGGGAATCGATAGTCATATTCACTTTATTTGTCCCCAGCAGATCTCTACAGCGATCGCCTCTGGCATAACCACGATGATTGGCGGTGGTACTGGCCCAGCGACGGGGACTAACGCAACTACCTGTACCCCTGGAGCTTGGAATCTCAGGATAATGCTCCTGGCTGCGGATGCTTTTCCGATGAATTTAGGCTTTCTGGGTAAGGGTAATAGCAGTAAGCCAGAGGGTCTCGTAGAACAGATTAAGGCTGGGGCGATGGGGTTAAAGCTCCATGAAGATTGGGGTACTACTCCCGCAGCGATCGATACTTGCCTGAGCGTTGCTGATGAGTATGATGTGCAGGTGGCAATTCACACTGACACCCTTAACGAAGCAGGCTTTGTGGAAAATACCATTGCAGCCTTTAAAGACCGCGTGATTCATACCTACCATACAGAAGGTGCAGGGGGAGGACACGCTCCCGACATTATTAAAGTCTGTAGTTTAAGCAATGTTTTACCTTCTTCTACCAATCCCACCAGACCTTTTACAGTCAACACCCTAGAAGAACATTTAGATATGTTGATGGTTTGCCATCATCTCGATCAAAACATTCCTGAAGATGTGGCGTTTGCGGAATCCCGTATTCGTCAAGAAACGATCGCCGCTGAAGATATTCTCCACGATCTAGGCGCATTTAGTGCGATCTCCTCAGATTCTCAAGCGATGGGTAGAGTCGGCGAAACGATCATTCGTACCTGGCAAACTGCCCACAAAATGAAGATCCAGCGAGGTGTTTTATCTTCTCCTACTCCTGAAGTTGCTGATAACTTTCGAGCTAAACGCTATATTGCCAAATACACGATTAATCCTGCAATTATGCACGGTATCGCCCAACAGGTTGGTTCTTTAGAAGTAGGTAAGCTGGCGGATATTTGCCTGTGGAAACCCGCCATGTTTGGAGTTAAGCCAGAAATCGTCATTAAAGGAGGTGCGATCGCTTGGGCGCAGATGGGGGATCCCAATGCGAGTATTCCAACACCTCAACCAGTATATATGCGTCCGATGTTTGGTAGTTTTGGTGGTGCTACTGCCTCGACTTCTCTAACTTTTATTTCTCAAGTAGCTTTAGATCTGGGAATCCCCGAACAGTTTGGTCTGAAAACTTCTGCCGTCGCTGTCAGCAATACTCGACAGCTAAGTAAAGCAGACATGAAATTAAATGATGCTACTCCTGAAATCGAGGTAAATCCCGAAACCTATGAAGTCAGAGCAGATGGAGAACTACTAACCTGTGAACCCGCCAAAAGTTTACCCATGACCCAGCGTTATTTTCTCTTTTAA
- a CDS encoding molecular chaperone DnaJ has product MDIDETMAQIRSQLEQIERNEQENQREQAEVTELILNLETELKQLQRRRNELDEEALKLYTQAEELRPKLNKLERISNLSKDFLELHHECQDNQDLLSTLYSSISTESVEDTNQALLNSPLFKQTSTEPTQSKTIAQDYSQYSITIDEIKQALPNAEKVYQKLVANYLEEYKTYQNYIVDGLDVIWYAVAFIAFGRPSYRKMGFKYHPDLDGSERAMQLVNTAWSVSQRYLKNSAESNNTMNSL; this is encoded by the coding sequence ATGGATATTGACGAAACTATGGCTCAAATCAGGTCTCAACTAGAGCAAATTGAGCGTAATGAGCAAGAAAATCAACGCGAACAGGCTGAGGTTACCGAACTCATTTTGAATTTAGAAACTGAGCTAAAACAGTTACAAAGACGACGTAATGAATTAGATGAAGAGGCATTGAAACTTTATACTCAAGCAGAAGAATTAAGACCTAAGCTCAATAAGTTAGAACGTATTTCTAACTTGTCTAAAGATTTTCTAGAGCTACATCATGAGTGTCAGGACAATCAGGATTTATTGAGTACTTTATATTCTTCTATTTCTACCGAATCAGTTGAGGATACTAATCAAGCTCTGCTAAATTCACCACTGTTTAAACAAACATCGACCGAGCCAACACAGTCGAAAACGATCGCTCAAGATTACTCTCAATACTCGATTACCATCGACGAGATTAAGCAGGCTTTACCTAATGCCGAAAAAGTTTATCAAAAGCTGGTAGCTAACTATTTAGAAGAATATAAAACCTATCAAAACTACATCGTTGATGGTTTAGACGTAATTTGGTATGCTGTGGCGTTTATTGCTTTTGGCCGCCCATCCTACCGTAAAATGGGCTTTAAATATCATCCTGATTTGGACGGTTCAGAACGAGCAATGCAGTTAGTCAATACTGCTTGGTCTGTTTCTCAAAGATATTTAAAAAATTCAGCCGAGAGTAACAACACTATGAACAGTCTTTAA
- the mutL gene encoding DNA mismatch repair endonuclease MutL yields MASEIQTLPDNVIDLIAAGEVIDSIAAVIRELVENSLDAAATRITVTFNPELWQVQVIDNGKGMLLSDLRVCVQPHSTSKIRTQKDLWQITSLGFRGEALHSIAQVADLTICSRASQADLGWQVTYHEAQPKQESIMAIATGTIVTVSNLFAKIPVRRRALPPISQQLKAIQKLIQKIALCHPQVTWQIKQQDSLWFKISPGTTAKDILPQFLNKVNQSDLYQLQVEVATPNLTKQLVPSLDRDSESLASDRHYLSTTDKSQIELVMGLPDRCHRHRADWVKVSVNHRFVRSPELEQTILNSLAKTLPRDRFPVCLLNLQTSPNQVDWNRHPAKSEIYLHSLDYWQNEVTQVIAQALKLNTNSLTAAMGDRRIGKMLKVAEASSKKYYIDRELAQTKDTTSTQINSLQLTAVAQVNKTYIVAEHSSGVWLIEQHIAHERVLYEQLQDCWELVPLKTSITLEYLKPQQLEQLEKLNIDVELFGDNIWAVRNAPKILVERADCADALVELSWGGDLRSAQVATACRSAIRNGTTLSLEEMQHLLNLWQATRNPRTCPHGRPIYLSLEESSLSRFFRRHWVIGKSHGI; encoded by the coding sequence ATGGCATCAGAGATACAAACCCTACCAGACAATGTAATAGATTTAATTGCTGCGGGAGAAGTGATCGATTCGATCGCCGCTGTAATTAGAGAGTTGGTAGAAAATTCTCTAGATGCGGCAGCTACGAGAATCACCGTTACTTTCAATCCCGAATTGTGGCAGGTTCAGGTGATTGACAACGGCAAGGGAATGCTGCTGAGCGATCTTCGTGTCTGCGTTCAACCCCACAGCACTAGTAAAATTAGAACTCAGAAGGATCTCTGGCAAATTACCAGCTTAGGTTTTCGAGGAGAAGCTCTGCACAGTATTGCTCAAGTGGCAGATTTAACTATTTGTAGCCGCGCCAGTCAAGCAGATTTAGGTTGGCAAGTTACTTATCATGAGGCTCAACCAAAGCAAGAATCAATCATGGCGATCGCTACTGGTACTATTGTCACCGTCTCAAATTTGTTTGCCAAGATTCCTGTCCGTCGTCGTGCTTTACCGCCTATATCCCAGCAGCTTAAAGCAATTCAGAAACTAATTCAAAAAATTGCTCTGTGTCATCCTCAAGTCACTTGGCAAATTAAGCAGCAAGATAGTCTGTGGTTTAAGATTAGTCCTGGCACTACCGCCAAAGATATTTTGCCTCAATTCTTGAATAAAGTAAATCAGAGCGATTTATACCAGCTTCAAGTTGAGGTGGCAACCCCTAACTTAACTAAGCAGCTTGTACCATCTTTGGATCGAGATAGTGAATCATTAGCGAGCGATCGCCATTATTTATCCACTACTGATAAGTCGCAAATTGAATTGGTAATGGGTTTGCCAGATCGCTGTCACCGCCATCGAGCAGATTGGGTCAAAGTATCGGTGAATCATCGTTTTGTGCGATCGCCAGAATTAGAACAGACAATTCTCAATAGTCTGGCAAAAACTCTCCCCCGCGATCGCTTTCCTGTTTGCCTCTTAAATCTTCAAACTTCTCCTAATCAGGTAGATTGGAATCGTCATCCTGCCAAATCAGAAATATATTTGCATTCCCTTGACTACTGGCAAAATGAAGTAACTCAGGTAATCGCTCAAGCCTTAAAACTTAATACCAATAGTCTGACTGCTGCTATGGGCGATCGCCGAATTGGTAAAATGCTCAAGGTGGCAGAAGCCTCATCCAAAAAATATTATATAGACCGTGAGCTAGCCCAGACAAAAGATACAACCTCTACTCAAATAAATTCCCTACAACTGACAGCCGTTGCTCAAGTAAATAAAACCTATATTGTTGCGGAACATTCATCAGGAGTCTGGCTAATCGAGCAACATATTGCCCACGAGCGAGTCCTATACGAACAGCTACAGGACTGTTGGGAACTAGTACCTTTGAAAACCTCGATTACTTTAGAATATCTCAAGCCACAACAGCTAGAACAGCTAGAGAAATTAAACATCGATGTTGAACTATTTGGCGATAATATCTGGGCAGTTCGTAACGCGCCTAAAATCCTGGTAGAACGAGCAGATTGTGCCGATGCCTTAGTTGAATTAAGTTGGGGTGGAGATTTACGTTCAGCACAGGTAGCCACCGCCTGTCGGAGTGCGATTCGCAATGGTACGACTCTGAGTTTAGAAGAAATGCAGCATCTACTCAATCTTTGGCAAGCAACCCGTAATCCTCGTACCTGTCCCCACGGCAGACCAATTTATCTTTCTTTAGAAGAATCTAGTCTGTCTCGCTTTTTCCGTCGCCATTGGGTCATTGGTAAGAGTCATGGCATTTAA
- a CDS encoding methyl-accepting chemotaxis protein — MQQIFTILSLIPGYLIFLAIILVILPTIIAIMLRFCLYRHLKYLAGNARRLLGGVKQESTPKMITRLEQRLADSNLNPDRLNTSAVIEGAYSHEKFYFLGLALNCNFIDNFCRILPNLLLSFGLLGTFLGITLNLSSLSQTVTQIDINDVRNLVAELNRPLQGMGVAFTTSLVAIACSSLLTVINLFWNTNVVKASLLSYVEDYIDNIFLPRIQPVSSLEEAISQFSRDFDGMVHKLGDTIEESMTKAFIKIHKSAETFQDAANVLDNSQFPEKLASATNNLAIAQNQFSQSSLVLQNSTQSFAHSFLSMQKLTKKFLELNQKVNNIEQQYEALVNLNQEKNMIEQSGLKEIQQELSKLLTQIKNQ; from the coding sequence ATGCAGCAAATATTTACTATTCTTAGTTTAATTCCTGGTTATTTAATTTTCTTAGCAATTATTTTGGTAATTTTGCCAACAATTATCGCTATTATGCTGCGTTTCTGTTTATATCGGCATTTAAAGTATTTAGCAGGCAATGCACGAAGATTGCTAGGGGGAGTCAAGCAAGAATCTACACCCAAAATGATTACTAGATTAGAGCAAAGATTGGCTGATAGTAACCTTAATCCAGATCGATTAAATACTTCAGCGGTGATTGAAGGAGCTTATAGTCACGAAAAGTTTTATTTTCTCGGATTAGCTTTGAACTGTAATTTTATCGATAATTTTTGTCGTATTCTACCCAATTTATTACTTTCATTTGGTTTATTAGGGACATTTTTAGGTATTACCCTGAACTTGTCTAGTTTGAGTCAAACTGTCACCCAGATTGATATTAATGATGTTAGGAATTTAGTAGCAGAATTAAATCGCCCTTTACAAGGAATGGGAGTAGCTTTTACGACAAGTTTAGTGGCGATCGCCTGTAGTTCTCTTTTAACAGTAATCAATTTATTTTGGAATACCAACGTGGTCAAAGCTAGTTTACTTAGCTATGTTGAAGACTATATTGATAATATTTTCTTACCTAGAATTCAGCCTGTTAGTTCCTTAGAAGAAGCTATTAGTCAATTTAGCCGAGACTTTGATGGCATGGTGCATAAATTGGGTGATACGATTGAAGAATCCATGACCAAAGCTTTTATTAAAATTCACAAGAGCGCCGAAACTTTTCAAGATGCTGCTAACGTTTTAGATAATAGCCAATTTCCCGAAAAACTGGCTTCGGCAACCAATAATTTGGCGATCGCGCAAAATCAATTTTCTCAATCTTCTTTAGTATTACAAAATTCAACTCAATCTTTTGCACATAGCTTTCTTTCCATGCAAAAGCTGACTAAAAAATTCTTAGAACTAAATCAAAAAGTAAATAATATAGAGCAACAATATGAAGCTTTAGTCAACCTCAATCAAGAAAAAAATATGATTGAGCAATCAGGTTTAAAAGAAATTCAGCAAGAGCTATCAAAATTACTAACTCAGATAAAAAATCAGTAA
- the dxr gene encoding 1-deoxy-D-xylulose-5-phosphate reductoisomerase: MKAITILGSTGSIGTQTLDIVTHHPEQFRVVGLAAGNNVNLLAEQILTFKPEIVALGNESKLPELQAAIASSPCQPQILVGQEGICEVARYGDAQSVVTGIVGCAGLLPTIAAIEAGKDIALANKETLIAGAPVVLPLVKKHGVKLLPADSEHSAIFQCLQGVPDGGLKRIILTASGGSFRDLSVEQLSSVTVQDALKHPNWSMGQKITIDSATLMNKGLEVIEAHYLFNLDYDHIDIVIHPQSIIHSLIEVQDTSVLAQLGWPDMRLPLLYALSWPERIYTDWEQLDLVKAGDLTFREPDHQKYPCMQLAYAAGRAGGLMPAVLNAANEQVVALFLSEKIGFLDIPRLIETVCDRFTSQNTLKPSLDDILAADRWARQAVLDAQLIKLNK; the protein is encoded by the coding sequence ATGAAAGCAATTACTATTTTGGGTTCGACTGGCTCTATTGGAACACAAACTCTCGACATTGTTACCCATCATCCCGAACAGTTTCGAGTAGTGGGTTTAGCAGCAGGAAATAATGTTAACCTCTTGGCAGAGCAAATTCTTACTTTTAAACCCGAAATAGTAGCCTTGGGCAATGAAAGTAAACTGCCTGAATTACAAGCGGCAATCGCATCTAGTCCTTGCCAACCCCAAATTTTAGTTGGTCAAGAAGGTATCTGCGAAGTTGCTCGTTATGGTGATGCCCAGAGCGTCGTTACGGGTATTGTTGGCTGTGCTGGCTTGTTACCTACTATTGCGGCGATTGAAGCGGGAAAAGATATTGCCCTGGCGAATAAAGAAACTCTGATTGCTGGTGCGCCTGTGGTGCTGCCATTAGTGAAAAAACATGGTGTTAAACTGCTGCCTGCTGACTCAGAACACTCAGCCATTTTTCAGTGTCTCCAAGGTGTTCCTGATGGCGGATTAAAACGGATTATACTCACGGCTTCTGGTGGTTCATTTCGCGATCTGAGCGTAGAGCAACTTAGCTCCGTGACAGTACAAGATGCCCTCAAGCATCCTAATTGGTCAATGGGACAAAAAATTACCATTGATTCGGCTACCTTAATGAACAAAGGATTAGAAGTCATTGAGGCTCATTATCTGTTCAATCTTGACTATGACCACATCGATATTGTGATTCACCCTCAAAGCATTATCCACTCTTTAATTGAAGTACAAGATACATCAGTATTGGCACAACTAGGCTGGCCTGATATGCGTTTACCTCTACTCTATGCCTTATCTTGGCCTGAGCGTATTTACACTGATTGGGAGCAATTAGACTTAGTTAAGGCGGGGGATCTTACTTTCCGTGAACCCGACCATCAAAAGTATCCCTGTATGCAGCTTGCCTACGCTGCGGGACGAGCAGGAGGATTAATGCCTGCGGTGTTAAATGCAGCAAATGAACAAGTAGTGGCGCTGTTTTTAAGCGAAAAGATTGGCTTTTTAGATATTCCACGATTAATTGAAACTGTTTGCGATCGCTTTACTAGTCAAAATACCCTTAAACCCAGTCTCGATGATATTTTAGCAGCAGATCGATGGGCAAGACAGGCGGTGTTGGATGCTCAATTAATCAAGTTAAATAAATAG
- a CDS encoding flagellar motor protein, translating into MSKKRKPRSYEVVESLNVWPSFTDLMANAFMIISLFLLLALFKSLFLKYAAEESEQNLSDTERQVQLLQREIATLENELGDSTADVRQLNQASAELRQLLLSSNEQSRSRVDILQSEIKRLKSAPPVVVIQDSGGFQFDSGSAILPNDLKKYITLDLVDRIEKISQQRSLYVVEIIGHTDGQINFSNGNLDQQLEEVAQGTLPVESLKAGSNADLGLMRALEVVKQLQTVQEQTGRLEGVQFRAYSAAQLQLPSGDFAPANRNPNANRRRIEIRFSPLGKAETVSNE; encoded by the coding sequence ATGTCTAAAAAACGTAAGCCACGTAGCTATGAGGTCGTAGAAAGTTTAAATGTTTGGCCATCTTTTACCGATTTGATGGCTAATGCCTTCATGATTATTAGTTTATTTTTGTTATTAGCTTTATTTAAATCACTGTTTTTAAAATATGCCGCAGAAGAAAGCGAGCAAAATTTGAGCGATACAGAAAGACAAGTGCAGTTGTTACAGCGAGAAATAGCTACCCTAGAAAACGAACTAGGAGATAGTACTGCTGATGTGCGCCAGCTTAATCAAGCCTCCGCTGAGTTGAGACAATTGCTGCTAAGTAGCAATGAACAAAGTCGTAGTCGCGTAGATATTTTACAGTCAGAAATAAAACGCTTGAAATCTGCACCTCCCGTAGTGGTAATTCAAGATTCAGGCGGATTTCAATTTGATTCAGGTAGCGCAATTCTGCCCAATGATTTGAAAAAATATATTACGCTGGATTTAGTCGATCGCATTGAAAAAATTAGTCAACAGCGCAGTCTCTATGTAGTAGAAATTATTGGTCACACGGATGGTCAGATTAATTTTAGTAATGGTAATTTAGATCAACAATTAGAAGAAGTTGCCCAAGGAACACTTCCCGTAGAAAGCCTCAAAGCTGGTTCTAATGCAGATTTAGGTTTAATGCGTGCCTTGGAAGTAGTTAAGCAATTACAAACAGTGCAAGAGCAAACAGGCAGACTGGAAGGGGTTCAGTTTCGAGCTTATTCCGCAGCGCAACTACAGTTACCATCAGGAGACTTTGCTCCTGCCAACCGCAACCCTAATGCTAACCGTCGCCGAATTGAAATTCGTTTTTCTCCTTTAGGAAAAGCTGAAACAGTCAGCAATGAATAA
- a CDS encoding DUF4112 domain-containing protein yields MNKIQQLEKLRRIRKIAKLLDTAIGIPGTKFRIGLDPILGLIPGGGDLVGAAISAYMIYLATSFGLEKSKVNQMIKNIAIETTVGFVPIFGDLFDAYFKANIRNLDILEQHLAQTDELKEIQKDASASIAYDQSLAG; encoded by the coding sequence ATGAATAAAATACAACAGTTAGAGAAGCTCCGCCGAATTCGTAAGATTGCCAAACTATTAGATACGGCAATTGGTATTCCTGGAACTAAGTTTCGCATTGGTTTAGACCCAATTTTAGGTTTAATTCCAGGAGGAGGAGACTTAGTTGGAGCAGCAATTTCTGCCTACATGATTTATCTTGCCACTAGTTTTGGCTTAGAAAAGTCTAAAGTCAACCAAATGATTAAGAATATTGCCATAGAAACTACAGTTGGTTTTGTTCCCATCTTTGGCGATCTTTTTGATGCTTATTTTAAAGCAAATATCCGCAATCTTGATATTTTAGAACAACACCTGGCTCAGACAGATGAGCTTAAAGAAATCCAAAAAGATGCCTCAGCGTCGATTGCCTACGATCAATCGTTAGCAGGATGA